From one Coffea eugenioides isolate CCC68of chromosome 11, Ceug_1.0, whole genome shotgun sequence genomic stretch:
- the LOC113751517 gene encoding probable RNA-dependent RNA polymerase 1: MGKTIQVFGFPSVVPAETVTKFLECFTGQGTVYALEVKQSKGGNRAYAKVQFTNDRSAEYIMALAKKRLNYGSSYLRAWEMDIDLVPRARSFEHNMEKIVLHFGCQLSKNRFSVLRNVPNVSIRFGIGMKKMYFILRFLSLDYKLELSNENIWQIVLHRRSQAPKFLVIQLFGAPRVFKKLEESTFSYFKETPDDQWVRTTDFTSSCIGQSSGICLELPRGIQLPNLGDYFAWFKESDSQFFLETGSPYSYNLVLAPILQPPQGLYLPYEILFKVCCLVQTGCLPGPSLDANFFRLVDPRRIEIRYIEHALEDLYVLKDCCYEPVQWLKEQYAKYDKLQRLPKSPTLTLEDGLVYVRRVQVTPCKVYFCGPEVNVSNRVLRHFSEDIDNFLRVSFIDEEWNKMFSTDLSPRIAANENGRTEIYERILSTLKNGIVIGDKKFEFLAFSSSQLRDNSVWMFASRPGLTAADIRTWMGDFSRIRNVAKYAARLGQSFSSSTETLNVGRHEIEMISDIEVRGGYFGTTKYVFSDGIGKMSAQFARQVATKCGLSFTPSAFQIRYGGFKGVVAVDPTSSKKLSLRESMMKYESDNTKLDVLAWSKYQPCFLNRQLITLLSTLGVKDVVFEKKQREAVAQLDTILTDPLRAHEALELMAPGENTNVLKEMLKCGYKPDSEPFLSMMLQTFRASKLLDLRTKTRIFIPDGRSMIGCLDETRTLEYGQVFVQFSSAGRRQFYDDSISYYEHKNILKGTVVVAKNPCLHPGDIRILKAVDLPALHHMVDCVVFPQKGKRPHTNECSGSDLDGDIYFVCWDPDLIPPRQDEPMDYTPAPTVQLDHEVTIEEVEEYFTNYIVNDSLGIIANAHTVFADRELLKARSKPCLELAQLFSIAVDFPKTGVPAEIPSHLRVKEYPDFMEKSDKTTYDSQHVIGKLFREVKEIAPHTSSIRSFTREVARKSYDTDLEVDGFEDYVDEAFDYKSEYDYKLGNLMDYYGIKTEAEILSGGIMKMSRSFDRRKDAEAVGMAVRSLRKEARTWFNRNGGHSDDAFAKASAWYHVTYHPRYWGCYNEGLNRAHYISFPWCIYDRLIQIKKARTRRAQQPSSLEVQFNHRLRLY, from the exons ATGGGAAAGACAATTCAGGTGTTTGGTTTCCCTTCTGTTGTGCCTGCAGAAACAGTCACCAAGTTTTTGGAATGCTTTACAGGTCAGGGAACAGTATATGCTTTAGAGGTTAAGCAGTCCAAAGGAGGAAATAGAGCATATGCTAAAGTTCAATTCACAAATGATAGAAGTGCTGAATACATTATGGCCTTGGCAAAGAAACGCCTTAATTATGGTTCTTCATATCTGAGGGCTTGGGAAATGGACATTGATTTGGTTCCGAGAGCTAGATCTTTCGAGCATAACATGGAGAAAATAGTTTTACACTTTGGATGTCAGTTGTCAAAGAATAGGTTTTCAGTGCTACGGAATGTTCCAAATGTCTCCATCAGGTTTGGGATTGGAATGAAGAAAATGTACTTTATTTTGCGGTTTCTCTCTCTTGACTACAAGCTTGAATTATCCAATGAAAACATATGGCAGATTGTACTACATCGACGTAGTCAAGCACCGAAGTTTCTCGTCATACAG TTATTTGGTGCTCCTCGGGTTTTCAAAAAACTTGAAGAATCCACTTTTAGTTACTTTAAGGAAACTCCAGATGACCAGTGGGTCAGGACGACAGATTTCACTTCATCCTGTATCGGGCAATCGTCTGGTATATGTTTGGAGCTTCCTCGTGGCATTCAACTGCCAAATTTGGGTGATTATTTTGCTTGGTTCAAAGAAAGTGACAGCCAATTTTTCCTAGAAACTGGTTCCCCCTATTCATACAATTTGGTTTTAGCTCCTATTCTGCAACCTCCCCAAGGACTATATTTGCCATATGAAATCTTGTTCAAGGTCTGTTGTTTAGTACAGACTGGATGCCTTCCAGGGCCATCACTAGATGCTAATTTCTTTAGGTTGGTTGATCCACGAAGAATAGAGATCAGATACATAGAACATGCCCTAGAGGATCTATACGTGTTGAAAGATTGCTGCTATGAGCCTGTGCAGTGGCTCAAGGAGCAGTACGCTAAGTATGACAAGCTTCAACGACTTCCTAAATCACCCACACTTACTTTGGAAGATGGGCTCGTATATGTCCGCAGGGTGCAAGTTACACCTTGTAAAGTGTATTTCTGTGGTCCAGAGGTCAATGTATCTAATCGTGTATTGCGCCACTTTTCAGAGGACATTGATAATTTTCTTCGTGTTTCCTTTATTGACGAAGAGTGGAACAAGATGTTTTCGACAGACTTGTCACCTCGTATAGCTGCAAATGAGAATGGAAGGACTGAAATTTATGAGAGGATACTGTCAACACTGAAAAATGGCATAGTTATTGGGGATAAGAAGTTTGAATTTCTTGCCTTTTCTTCAAGTCAATTAAGGGATAATTCAGTGTGGATGTTTGCTTCAAGGCCTGGGCTTACTGCTGCTGATATAAGAACATGGATGGGTGATTTTAGTAGGATAAGAAACGTGGCGAAATATGCTGCCAGGCTTGGTCAGTCTTTCAGTTCTTCCACAGAAACTTTAAATGTTGGTAGGCatgagattgaaatgatttctGACATAGAAGTAAGAGGTGGTTACTTCGGCACAACCAAGTATGTCTTTTCTGATGGTATTGGGAAAATGTCTGCTCAATTTGCAAGGCAAGTTGCCACGAAATGTGGCCTGAGTTTTACTCCATCTGCTTTTCAAATTCGGTATGGTGGTTTTAAAGGTGTTGTGGCTGTTGATCCCACTTCATCGAAGAAGTTGTCGCTGAGAGAGAGCATGATGAAATATGAATCCGATAACACCAAGTTGGATGTTTTAGCATGGAGTAAGTATCAGCCTTGTTTCCTCAATCGCCAATTAATCACTCTTTTGTCTACCCTAGGGGTCAAGGATGTTGTCTTCGAAAAGAAGCAAAGAGAAGCAGTTGCCCAGTTGGACACTATTCTAACTGACCCATTGAGGGCTCATGAAGCTTTAGAATTAATGGCTCCTGGAGAGAATACAAATGTTCTCAAGGAGATGCTGAAATGTGGCTATAAGCCTGATTCTGAACCATTTCTTTCAATGATGCTGCAAACTTTCCGGGCATCGAAGTTGCTGGACTTGCGGACTAAAACAAGGATATTTATACCAGATGGAAGATCAATGATAGGATGTCTGGATGAAACCAGAACCTTGGAATATGGCCAGGTGTTTGTTCAGTTCTCTAGTGCTGGGCGTAGgcagttttatgatgattctATCTCGTACTATGAGCACAAGAATATTCTTAAGGGGACGGTGGTTGTTGCAAAAAATCCATGCTTGCACCCTGGTGACATTCGTATTCTAAAAGCTGTAGATCTGCCAGCATTACATCATATGGTGGACTGTGTTGTTTTCCCCCAGAAAGGAAAGAG GCCTCATACAAATGAATGTTCTGGAAGTGATTTGGATGGAGACATTTACTTTGTTTGTTGGGACCCTGACCTGATTCCACCTCGGCAAGACGAACCTATGGATTACACTCCAGCACCTACTGTGCAGTTGGATCATGAAGTTACAATTGAG GAAGTTGAGGAGTATTTTACTAATTATATCGTGAATGACAGTTTGGGAATCATTGCGAATGCCCATACTGTCTTTGCTGATCGGGAACTATTAAAGGCAAGGAGTAAACCATGTCTGGAGCTTGCACAGCTGTTCTCAATTGCAGTTGACTTCCCAAAGACTGGTGTTCCTGCTGAGATACCATCTCATCTACGTGTCAAAGAATACCCTGATTTCATGGAAAAGTCTGACAAGACTACATATGATTCACAGCATGTGATTGGAAAGCTTTTCAGAGAGGTAAAAGAGATTGCACCGCACACAAGTTCTATTAGATCATTTACAAGGGAAGTGGCAAGAAAATCATATGACACTGACTTGGAAGTAGATGGGTTTGAGGATTACGTTGATGAAGCTTTTGATTACAAAAGTGAGTATGATTATAAGTTGGGCAATTTGATGGACTACTATGGCATCAAAACTGAAGCGGAAATATTGAGTGGTGGTATCATGAAGATGTCAAGGTCTTTCGATCGGAGAAAAGATGCAGAAGCTGTTGGAATGGCCGTGAGGTCTTTAAGGAAGGAAGCTAGGACGTGGTTCAACAGGAATGGAGGTCACTCTGATGATGCATTTGCAAAAGCATCAGCATGGTATCATGTCACTTATCATCCTAGATACTGGGGTTGCTACAATGAGGGACTGAACCGGGCTCACTACATTAGTTTCCCATGGTGTATCTATGATAGGCTGATTCAAATCAAAAAAGCAAGGACAAGAAGGGCTCAGCAACCATCTTCACTGGAGGTGCAGTTTAATCATAGACTGAGATTGTATTGA